One stretch of uncultured Desulfovibrio sp. DNA includes these proteins:
- a CDS encoding 1-propanol dehydrogenase PduQ, with the protein MTQFYGKTKICYGPYALETLETFPASHAFVVTDPFMVKSGFADQAVSHLKRKGIGHTLFSGVEPDPSLQAVVEATRLFLSSQADMIIALGGGSAIDMAKAISYFGHKADSTRKTTLVAIPTTSGTGSEVTSIAVITDKVNSVKIPLNDEMLIPDAAILDARFTRTVPPHVTAATGMDVLTHAVEAYTSRYSNVFTAIYAEQAIRNVFTYLKRAYDHGDDMTARDNMLIGSCMAGLAFTNSGLGVTHSMAHSLGGLFHIPHGLANAVLLPFVIGFNSFDAGVKYTEIAAFIGLESATVEEGTRNLINAVRDLNTSMKIPARVRELKVDEQVYRQSLDSMAVNALEDICTSSNPRMPSHDDIVTLLEQAW; encoded by the coding sequence GTGACCCAGTTTTACGGAAAAACAAAGATCTGTTACGGCCCTTACGCTCTGGAAACCCTTGAGACCTTTCCAGCCAGCCATGCCTTTGTGGTGACAGACCCCTTTATGGTCAAAAGCGGATTTGCCGATCAGGCCGTGAGCCATCTGAAACGCAAGGGCATTGGGCACACGCTCTTTTCTGGCGTGGAGCCTGACCCATCCCTTCAGGCAGTGGTTGAAGCCACGCGCCTTTTTTTGAGCAGCCAGGCAGACATGATTATCGCCCTTGGCGGCGGCTCGGCCATTGACATGGCAAAAGCCATCTCCTACTTCGGGCACAAGGCAGACAGCACCAGAAAGACAACGCTTGTCGCCATTCCCACCACCAGCGGCACAGGTTCGGAAGTGACCTCCATTGCGGTTATCACCGACAAGGTCAATTCGGTGAAAATTCCGCTGAATGACGAAATGCTCATTCCTGACGCCGCCATTCTTGATGCCCGCTTTACGCGCACCGTGCCCCCGCACGTGACTGCTGCAACCGGCATGGACGTGCTGACCCATGCGGTGGAAGCCTATACTTCGCGCTACAGCAACGTGTTTACAGCTATCTACGCGGAGCAGGCCATCCGCAATGTTTTTACCTACCTCAAGCGCGCCTATGACCACGGCGACGACATGACCGCGCGCGACAACATGCTCATCGGCTCGTGCATGGCCGGGCTGGCATTTACCAACAGCGGCCTTGGCGTTACCCACAGCATGGCCCACAGCCTTGGGGGCCTGTTCCACATTCCGCATGGCCTTGCCAATGCCGTTCTGCTGCCCTTTGTCATAGGCTTCAACAGCTTTGACGCGGGCGTCAAATACACAGAAATTGCGGCCTTTATCGGCCTTGAAAGCGCCACAGTGGAAGAAGGCACGCGCAACCTGATAAACGCCGTGCGCGACCTCAACACATCCATGAAGATTCCCGCACGGGTGCGCGAGCTTAAAGTGGACGAACAGGTCTACCGTCAAAGCCTGGATTCCATGGCCGTTAACGCGCTGGAAGACATCTGCACCAGCAGCAACCCGCGCATGCCCTCGCACGACGACATCGTTACCCTGCTCGAACAGGCTTGGTAG
- a CDS encoding MerR family transcriptional regulator: MTKQGYTISQMSEISKISKKALRFYDDLGLISCKRHGGNNYRYYTQDELLAIPPLKYYKQMGFNLSEIRAAFEVGSNTSLSALRKIFMSKIELLQQDEKLLFLRLTSVRDWLELLHEAEIVLENCQQSVSVKYIPPERMLFMDQTFVSDIKSAIINMDFTNYVEEVGNNITGPVIINFSSIENRVQNEEQPVKLLQKTVFPCGEDNMADYGGYLAASCYHIGSHETIGSTYRKLQRWCASNNYVCDNGSHERYITDFWTTNNDSLFVTEVLVKVSRRGSVVHTPKFHFDADDDL, from the coding sequence ATGACAAAACAAGGGTACACCATCAGCCAGATGAGCGAGATCTCCAAGATCTCCAAAAAGGCTCTGCGTTTTTATGACGACCTCGGCCTTATTTCTTGCAAAAGGCACGGGGGCAACAACTACCGCTACTACACGCAGGACGAACTGCTCGCCATCCCGCCGCTGAAATACTACAAGCAGATGGGGTTTAACCTCAGCGAAATCCGCGCCGCTTTTGAAGTGGGCAGCAATACTTCCCTTTCCGCGCTGCGAAAAATATTCATGAGCAAGATTGAATTGTTGCAGCAGGATGAAAAGCTGTTGTTTCTGCGGCTTACATCTGTGCGCGACTGGCTTGAACTGCTGCACGAAGCGGAAATTGTGCTGGAAAACTGCCAGCAGAGTGTTTCGGTGAAGTACATTCCGCCAGAACGCATGCTTTTTATGGATCAGACCTTTGTTTCAGATATCAAGTCTGCCATTATCAACATGGATTTTACCAATTATGTTGAAGAAGTGGGCAATAATATCACCGGGCCGGTCATCATCAATTTCTCTTCCATAGAAAACAGGGTGCAAAACGAGGAACAGCCCGTCAAACTGCTGCAAAAAACCGTGTTCCCCTGTGGGGAAGATAATATGGCGGATTATGGCGGGTATCTGGCGGCAAGCTGCTACCACATAGGTTCGCACGAAACCATCGGCAGCACCTACCGCAAATTGCAGCGCTGGTGCGCCTCAAACAACTATGTTTGCGACAATGGCTCTCACGAGCGCTATATTACCGACTTCTGGACCACCAACAACGATTCGCTCTTTGTTACAGAAGTACTGGTCAAGGTAAGCCGCCGAGGGAGTGTAGTGCACACCCCAAAATTCCATTTCGATGCAGACGACGATCTGTAA
- a CDS encoding GDSL-type esterase/lipase family protein, whose amino-acid sequence MIIACLGDSLTYGYGIPRPKVWTTLLARRTGIDVRNCGINGDTTGGMLARFHPQVVQAGADAVLIMGGFNDLALGTGLGTVKANIFALVQHSFSARVRPVLGVPIPVHAPITFPLLGSVDLPRACADYAALHQWLRVLAEDFSLQCVDFSQAFAGLPGQAGSPDGNPSDSMSALYTDGLHPSEAGHELMAQQAARILG is encoded by the coding sequence ATGATTATTGCTTGTCTGGGCGACAGCCTCACATACGGCTACGGCATTCCGCGCCCCAAGGTATGGACAACCCTGCTGGCGCGGCGCACGGGCATTGACGTGCGCAACTGCGGCATCAACGGCGATACCACGGGCGGCATGCTGGCCCGCTTTCACCCCCAGGTGGTGCAGGCGGGCGCTGACGCGGTTCTGATCATGGGCGGGTTCAATGATCTGGCGTTGGGAACAGGGCTTGGAACCGTCAAGGCCAATATTTTTGCGCTGGTGCAGCACAGCTTCAGCGCACGGGTGCGCCCGGTGCTGGGGGTGCCCATTCCTGTGCATGCGCCCATAACCTTTCCCCTGCTGGGCAGCGTTGACCTGCCGCGCGCCTGCGCGGACTATGCCGCCCTGCACCAGTGGTTGCGCGTGCTCGCCGAGGATTTCTCGCTGCAATGCGTGGATTTTTCGCAGGCTTTTGCGGGTTTGCCCGGTCAGGCAGGCTCACCGGATGGCAATCCCTCTGATAGTATGTCCGCACTCTACACAGACGGCCTGCACCCAAGCGAAGCGGGCCACGAGCTGATGGCGCAGCAGGCGGCCCGCATACTTGGCTGA